Proteins encoded within one genomic window of Bacillus sp. 1NLA3E:
- a CDS encoding LTA synthase family protein, with amino-acid sequence MNSLFQKGQSVCNKYMGFFFLAVFFLWMKTYIVQLTQFDLGIENSIQKFLLLINPLGSAILFLGLATFFKGRKKYVGLIVIDFLLSLLLYANVLYYRFFNDFITLPTLTQTQNFGDVSGSVGSLLKPYDIFFFLDIIVLIALVSFRFVKVEVKDMNRQRVAALFLFALGISSANLGLAEADRPQLLTRGFDRNYIVKYLGMYNYTIYDAVQSTKASAQRVLADSNDITEVINYTQSNYAEPNPAYFGTGKGMNVIYLHLESMQNFLINYKLNGEEVTPFLNSLTSEKNTFYFDNFFHQTAQGKTSDAEFMLENSLFGLPQGSAYTTKGLNTFQAAPAILGQQGYTSAVFHGNSGSFWNRDEIYKSFGFNKFFDSNYYKMGTDDQAEYGLMDKPFFEQSIPLLESLPQPFYTKFITVSNHFPYPINEKDATIAPASTGDASVDSYFQTARYADEALKQFFVYLKSSGLYDHSIIIMYGDHYGISENHNDAMAQILGKEITPFENAGLQRVPLFIRVPGVQGGVNHTYGGQTDLLPTLLHLLGTDTKDYIQFGSDLLSEQHNDLVPFRNGDYVSSTITSINDKFYDSKTGMELAKAKTEEANKLKESVEHKLALSDEVVNGDLLRFYTPENFVPVDRTKYNYQVTQGINSNQ; translated from the coding sequence ATGAATAGCTTATTTCAAAAGGGTCAAAGTGTTTGCAATAAATATATGGGCTTTTTCTTTTTGGCTGTATTCTTCCTTTGGATGAAAACATATATTGTTCAATTAACACAGTTTGACCTAGGAATTGAAAATTCTATCCAAAAGTTTCTTTTATTAATTAATCCTTTAGGATCTGCTATATTATTTTTAGGCTTGGCTACCTTTTTTAAAGGAAGAAAAAAGTATGTTGGGTTGATTGTTATAGATTTTCTTTTATCATTACTTTTATATGCCAATGTGTTATATTACCGATTCTTTAATGATTTTATTACTTTACCAACTTTAACTCAGACCCAAAATTTTGGAGATGTAAGTGGTAGTGTTGGTTCTTTATTAAAACCATATGACATTTTTTTCTTTTTGGATATTATTGTTCTAATCGCACTAGTATCATTTCGTTTTGTAAAAGTTGAAGTTAAAGACATGAACCGCCAAAGGGTTGCTGCTTTATTTTTATTTGCTCTAGGTATATCAAGTGCAAATTTGGGTTTAGCAGAGGCGGACCGTCCCCAACTATTAACAAGAGGATTTGATAGAAATTATATTGTTAAATATTTAGGTATGTACAATTACACGATTTATGACGCTGTTCAAAGTACAAAGGCATCGGCACAAAGGGTTTTGGCAGATAGTAATGACATAACTGAAGTCATTAACTACACTCAATCTAACTATGCTGAGCCTAATCCAGCTTACTTCGGTACTGGAAAAGGAATGAATGTAATATATTTACATCTAGAATCAATGCAAAACTTCCTTATTAATTACAAATTAAATGGTGAAGAAGTAACACCATTTTTAAATTCACTAACGAGTGAAAAAAATACGTTTTATTTTGATAATTTTTTTCATCAAACAGCACAAGGTAAAACGTCTGATGCCGAATTTATGTTAGAAAATTCTCTATTTGGATTACCACAAGGTTCAGCTTATACAACAAAAGGTTTAAATACGTTCCAAGCAGCCCCTGCTATATTAGGGCAGCAAGGTTATACATCTGCTGTGTTCCACGGAAATTCAGGAAGCTTTTGGAACCGAGATGAAATATACAAATCGTTTGGATTTAATAAGTTTTTTGATTCAAATTACTATAAAATGGGTACTGATGATCAAGCAGAGTATGGTCTAATGGATAAGCCGTTCTTTGAGCAATCCATTCCACTCTTGGAATCATTACCACAACCATTTTACACAAAGTTTATTACCGTTTCGAATCATTTTCCGTACCCAATTAATGAAAAAGATGCGACAATAGCACCTGCATCTACTGGTGACGCTTCTGTTGATTCGTACTTCCAAACAGCGCGTTATGCAGATGAGGCTTTAAAACAATTCTTTGTTTACTTGAAGAGTTCTGGTTTATATGATCATTCCATTATTATAATGTACGGCGACCATTATGGAATTTCAGAAAATCATAATGATGCAATGGCACAAATTCTTGGAAAAGAGATAACACCTTTTGAAAATGCCGGTTTACAACGTGTACCATTATTCATTCGTGTACCAGGTGTCCAGGGTGGAGTGAATCACACTTATGGTGGTCAAACAGATCTCCTTCCAACACTTCTTCATTTACTTGGAACAGATACAAAAGATTATATCCAGTTTGGTTCAGATCTATTATCTGAGCAGCACAATGATTTAGTACCTTTCCGAAATGGAGACTATGTGAGTTCTACTATCACGTCTATTAACGACAAATTCTATGATTCAAAAACAGGAATGGAACTAGCAAAGGCCAAAACCGAAGAGGCAAATAAATTGAAAGAAAGTGTAGAGCATAAATTAGCTCTTTCTGATGAAGTAGTCAACGGTGATTTATTACGTTTCTACACCCCTGAAAACTTTGTTCCAGTTGACAGAAC